Proteins from a genomic interval of Osmia bicornis bicornis chromosome 13, iOsmBic2.1, whole genome shotgun sequence:
- the LOC114881205 gene encoding uncharacterized protein LOC114881205 — MKLQKTRLGWIVTGEIANTQPTKATTCNLSLQSLHEDVTKFWDIEECFSKRIMSGEEQACEKHYQQHTIRDSLGSYTVRLPFKGNPDNLGDSYNIALKRFFSLERSLNKNPVHKEQYNAVLKEYEELGHMLKIKNETNTGYYLPHHSVVKTDSLTTKVRVVFDASAHSSSGLSLNDILMVGPTIQDDLFTIVTRFRCHKYVLTADIAKMYRQVKLHHDDRQYHKILWRESPSDPIRTYQLNTVTYGTASAPYLAIRTLHQLAHDEGETHPRAAKILTRDFYVDNVLTGANTLDEAIKIRDELMQLTAKGEFLLRQWVSNEPSLIEPLQGNNIDNHLALDVADGKKTLGLYWNASNDTLGYTIRQTESLQRITKRTILSKIAQLFDPLGLLGPMIVKAKMIMQSLWKCQLSWDESIPFDIHTAWVTFESQLHIVRDLNIPRHVIPGHPQQIQLHGFCDASEQAYGACIYLRSVDSKQRITVRLLCSKSRVAPLKTQSLPRLELCAAVLPIKLYTNINKAIDIPINKKTFWSDSMTALHWINTAPHTLKQFVANRVSGIQQGSDPSQWRHVLSEGNPADFLSRGANPLCLDFSFKLL, encoded by the coding sequence atgaaaTTACAGAAGACTAGATTAGGATGGATAGTGACAGGTGAAATCGCCAATACACAACCTACTAAAGCCACCACGTGCAATTTATCACTCCAATCGCTTCACGAAGATGTGACTAAATTTTGGGACATTGAAGAATGTTTCTCTAAACGAATAATGTCGGGAGAAGAACAAGCATGCGAAAAACACTATCAACAGCACACGATTCGCGATTCCTTAGGGTCGTACACGGTTCGACTTCCATTCAAGGGTAATCCCGACAATTTAGGCGACTCGTACAACATTGCATTAAAACGTTTCTTTTCTCTTGAAAGATCTCTTAATAAAAATCCGGTACACAAAGAGCAATACAACGCGGTTTTAAAGGAATATGAGGAGCTAGGTCAcatgttgaaaataaaaaacgaaactaACACCGGGTATTATTTACCGCATCATTCGGTCGTCAAAACCGACAGTCTCACCACTAAAGTTAGAGTAGTATTCGATGCATCGGCACACTCCTCTTCCGGTTTATCATTAAACGATATTTTAATGGTCGGACCAACTATCCAGGACGATCTATTCACTATTGTCACACGCTTCAGGTGTCACAAGTACGTGCTAACGGCGGATATTGCAAAAATGTATCGGCAAGTAAAACTACATCACGATGATCGCCAGTACCATAAAATATTGTGGCGCGAAAGTCCCAGCGACCCAATTCGAACATATCAGTTGAATACAGTTACTTACGGAACCGCGTCAGCCCCATATCTCGCGATTCGAACCCTTCATCAGCTCGCACACGATGAAGGTGAAACTCACCCGAGAGCCGCCAAAATATTAACTAGAGATTTTTACGTAGACAATGTTTTGACTGGTGCAAACACGTTAGACGAAGCAATCAAGATACGCGACGAACTCATGCAGTTGACCGCCAAGGGAGAGTTCCTTTTGAGACAATGGGTTTCAAACGAACCAAGTCTCATCGAACCGTTACAAGGAAACAACATAGATAACCATTTAGCACTTGATGTAGCAGACGGAAAAAAGACGTTAGGTTTATATTGGAATGCGTCCAATGATACATTAGGATACACAATCAGACAGACAGAATCATTACAACGTATAACAAAAAGAACGATTCTGTCAAAAATTGCACAATTATTCGACCCACTCGGATTGTTAGGTCCAATGATTGTAAAAGCTAAAATGATTATGCAAAGTCTCTGGAAATGTCAACTGAGTTGGGACGAATCAATTCCGTTCGATATTCATACCGCATGGGTCACATTCGAGTCTCAATTGCATATAGTTCGCGATCTCAACATTCCAAGACACGTTATACCTGGTCATCCCCAGCAAATACAACTTCACGGCTTCTGCGACGCTAGCGAGCAAGCGTACGGAGCGTGTATCTATCTTCGGAGTGTCGATTCAAAACAAAGGATCACAGTACGCCTTCTATGCTCTAAATCCCGAGTAGCTCCATTAAAAACGCAGTCACTACCACGATTAGAGTTGTGTGCTGCTGTATTAccaataaaattatacactaACATCAATAAGGCCATAGACATACCAATTAACAAAAAGACGTTCTGGTCAGATTCAATGACTGCATTGCATTGGATAAATACAGCACCACACACTTTAAAGCAATTCGTAGCTAATCGAGTAAGCGGAATACAACAAGGCAGTGATCCGTCACAATGGCGTCACGTGCTGTCTGAAGGTAACCCCGCAGACTTTCTGTCGAGGGGCGCAAACCCACTTTGTCTCGACTTTTCCTTCaagttattataa